Genomic segment of Eupeodes corollae chromosome 2, idEupCoro1.1, whole genome shotgun sequence:
GAGAaagactaaaatattatttcccaTTTGTGTTAGAATTTTAGCTTTATGGCTTTTctttacataatttttcttGTAAGAATTTCGATTCCATATTACGaagattttatatacaaacagAAAACAAGACAaagattttggaaatttatacattttgaaaagatgtaCTTAACTCGTCCATCCTAATTCTTAATGATATATCATTGATTGTAAGATTGATTGTTTTCAAGCCAATCAGACATATTTTGAGTTAACTAGTTATAAATTGCCACAAACAAATTCTTAACccaaaaacaacttttcttaaatcatatgATTATATCTTATTCCCATATTAAATTTCTAAGCACAGAAATGTTGAAGAACCTTAAAAAAGAGTTATTCCAAAGTACGTTtgaaaggtttttgaaaagcttttttctgAAAAGGTTTAAGTGTCTAATCAAACTTAGACAGACATTAGAAAATAAGAACATCAACAACGGCAAAAAtataatgcaataaaatattttctttttattaaaataaataataattcacaagccttagaatattttcaaatagttTTCTTAAAGTAAAAGTTCTACTGTAGACTAGTCTAGACAATAAGTCAAAAGTTCAGCATTAGTACAGGATTTCAAGCAGCACTCATGATAGATTCCCTCTCGCCTTCTGCGAAGTTTGGCCAAGCTATTAGCCTCCATTCGTGCCCAATGTGGAATCATGTCAAAGCTGAAGGCGAAATTATCTTCGTTGTTGTTGTCCTCAAAGCTTTCCTCAAGcactgtttaaataaaaaaaaaatcaacaagtgAATATTTCCAAGAGCATTTTTGAAGTATATACAAATGAACTTACTTGAATTACGTTTTGTGTCATGAGGTTTGGTTCCATATGGACACATTAAGCGCAAGACATCATCAATTGCCGAACCACATACTTTCTGTTCAGCCAAAGTATCTTGCAACAAGGTTATACAAATTACAACCAACACCATTAAGCTAACTTTAGTCACACCAGATACACTCTTTGCCatgttattgaattttaagttttttaatttaattgaaaattgaaaacttaataTAAGGGTTACTTTTTTTGGAGAGAGGAAATTGCTTCTAACTGAAGCAATTACTTTGGAAGTAATGATTAATCCTTTTCGCAATTCTTTCTATTTATACCCTCTGAGCTGAAGTTAAGGTCTATTTTAAGACACGCACGTTATAAACGTGGGCTAACGAGATTCAAAGTGATGTTTTAGATGACAAGTGGTTTACTTATTTGTCACATTAATTATACAAAGTATAACTTTGTCCTTGGTACTGGCTAATTTATGCCTAGATTTTTGCTTTCTGGAACACGCAGAGATAGGTACCTATTGCTATAGTCTCCTTATGGGCTCATTAGTTTTTAGCCGTATTCCTCTTACACCCCTATATCatgtataatataatatgtGGTCGTGGAGGTTTTGATGAATCTTAATAAACTTATTTACCTCTGGATGAAGATGTCCCTCGTTTAGAGTGGATGTAATTTTCATGTAGTATAAacacttcttctttttattttctctagAAGATGAATATAAATAACTAGTTTGAGGATAAATATTCCTCTATtggtataaattattattagattCTTTAGTAGAAATtctatttttggttaaaatttacaagtCAGGCTCAAGGATTAACatgtttattaattaataaatatcccATGTCATGTTCgttcttctaatatttttttcttttcgttcgAATAGTGTTGCATACCATTTTCAACTGGTTTCAAGCTGCTCTTAAACAAGTCTAAGCTAACAAATTTACCTTAAAGTATTATTTATCTTTATAGCTGAGACACTCTTTTCCTAGAACGTTTAAGAATTGAAGCTGATCATTTACACGAAGGAAAATGAAGTTTTAATACAATAATAgtgaattcaaaaacttgactgTCATTATTAAATAAACGGGTCTTAACAGACGGAATTTAGGTGAAAcatatttctaataaattaaGTATGATGTGCTTTTATGAGTTCTTAATAAAAAGACCAACATATTACCcgcgttttgttggaaaatctatcaatagtatagtaggatttaacacgaataacaaaaacaatatccgcagtatgaatactaccgataaaaaagttaaagtagaatcttactacggatgggtttttgacatttatacgggtctcgaatggatcttatgtaatTTCTTTcccaaatgttggtacgattgatattgcattcgtatctcgatggcagtgttcgttgagttgttgtgcatttggaatcatgtgttttccattgacgaaaaaaaatctatctgttACTCTtcatattatttagttttgttaatgttaatgttatttGCAAGATTAGAAAAGATGATTAAGTTTTGttatgtttccactaaagggTTATCtcagtttaaatttattaaatcttttttgtgtttccaccgcacaagaagatttacaAATGATTTGAcagaattttctaaaattcaaatcaagCGCATTTCATttcgattcagttatataaagaattgaaacaagcttcaagctcgcttcgaTACCACaatatgttaatgtagtagtccaCGAACAAagccccttcttgaagtttttattttatatcaaaactgcaattgttaaataaactatttttatagaatctcaatttccagatgttttcttaccgtttctttttgaaaactgtgCATTTTATTAGTTGTAGTTAGTTTTTTCCTAAAGttaatttgaagttttgattttaacaaaactttcttctgtttgtgggcttttttttaattattattctgactgatcttctttcagttgtaccactGCCGATGcattttcttggaaattttcactatactatttatagaatgccaaaaaaacacgggtattgacgCAACATTTTGAACAATTCAGCAAAAGGCTACTGATCGAAAAAGGTTATTTTGCTAATTTGACGCAATTTAAGCTTCTtgctattaaataaaatttgattataaTAACAATCACAAAATCTTAATCATATTAGttctgaattttgaaattgataagtTTCTCCCTAAATTTTACGTTTACTTGCTAAGATATGTTTTTGTCAAGAGTTGTCACCCTTTAGACGCTTTAAGTTAGAggtaaaataatattacttttaattaagtattgacattttaaaataggttataaatataaatagttGTAGAATGCTAAGGACTTAACAATTAACTTGCATTCATTAAAGGTAAGACAAGTTTGGGGTtgaagacaaaaattcttaacagACTagcgaaaatttcaaaaacttgaaaaatatctAACTGACCGCATGTGCGCGCTTAGTTtatccattatcttataactactgccttGTGGCCTAAAAACAATGtattattaaataacaaaaacttcatacaaaaccaagaaaattaaaaaaaaataatatctttacaattttttgtattttatattaaaataaaaactaaataaaagaaCCGACAGTCATAGTAAgctttttttctatgtttttttttatgtaaccCTGACTGTCCTTAACCTAATCCTCaaacctatgtaagccggcAAAGACCTAAcgccctagacaactttaaatgacattttcaatttgaagccaccaaaattcATTCTCCTGCCTCACCTTATCACTTTGGTCGCTATCGGAAACTGTCCTACTGAACCAAAGGCGCTCGGTTTTgtccagtgcgaggacgtctcaATTttaaaggagtcgcctatctacagttttacggtTGTCgaggtagattagcggaaccgcaTCCATTTCttgtatcagccctcgattgtctaaatgGAGGAAAGCTTCGGGAGGAATGTTGCCCATTAAATGTGCCCTTTCTTTAGCCCCAAAAATGTAGCTGTTAGTAGACGATATCGCTCTATACAATGTGACCCTTACCAACCTTCAACAAGAAATTATCTACACTGTTTATGTTGGCtttgttgtatagaacctggttggaatagtatCCCGAATCTTTTCAATTAGATGGGGCAACGTTAAACCATATCGGGCAACCATAGACAATCATCGGCCGGATTTAGGGCAATTTAGAAAATCACCTTCACCATGCTGTCAAGATGGCTACTAAAAAACAACAGTTCTGTCAGGGCAAAGATTCCACTAGCTCTGGCCAGAGAAGTaatcatatgtctgtcgaaatacaagtactgatccaacaaTACAAgtgatgccaaggtactttactgcacttttattcgccattcTCTGTCGATTTTGTCCAACTTTCACTACCTTTTCCTAGTTCTTACTCGTATTCCTTGAGGCTTCATACAGCGGAGTCCCAAAAAGAATAGTTCCACgtttttaaagttgattttcaacttctagtcatcgcaatattgttgaatcttgtcgaagtcacactgcaaaagtgtcttgataacatcaattttttgggccgttctgtacgcattTAGGTAGTCGGCGTTAGCTTttgcctgagtcagacttgctatcagatcactggtgtaattGTTGAACAAGATGGACTAGTAAACCGCTCCCTGTGGAAGACCATTTtaccattaagcatgtcataaagcatatacaacagtggtttacttatgccaagttTGGTAAACCTTTGATACAGAcgctctaaccatacggtgtggAAGGCCTTCTCCAAGCCAACCAGATtttttggatatcagaaacaagcttagaaGCAGCATGAATAGTGTAATTTCCCGCCTTCAAGTCGAACtaattatccggaattatttagTTGTTCTCAGCGCACTTGGACAAAGCtttatttataaccttctcgaataACTTACTGATATTCGGCAGAAGACATATTAGCCGGAGATTCGCCGGATTGTCCTTTTCTTTTCTCGAGAGAGGATGCACAACAGCTGTCTTCCGACGGACCGGATActatgcattattcagaacgttgttaaacagagtggtataaatgtccacaGCTTCTTGAGGCAAATGTCGTAGTATAATGTTTGATATACATCGACATttgctgacttctttttctttaatgaatcgaagatGAGCTGTAACTCTATCTTCATGACTAATAGGGTATTGGTTCCGTTTTGCTCGGCGACCGAcgatggcatttgccaagttttCGTTATTGAACCTGGTAAAACCGAGGTTCGTCGGTCGTTTTTAGGTCGAATGCTAGAATTAACCTTAATTAaagtctttctttctttcttgatTTTTACAAAGTGTTTTTGGTACACGACTCTGTAtgaaaaacgaaacgaaaatcgctttgaaaattcattacaattaatttattttagaatgtaCACATTTGAGAAAACTCAACTATCCTAAAAATGGTACCGCACATTTTTGAGATCACTTATATTTTGAATAGTCATAtcttatttcaatattatttgcttcgaagttttgaataaatgttGTGATTTTGCTTTCATGAagattgaatacattttttttgtcaattaagtttgcattaatattttatttgtatttgtattttttaacacttgtttaagtttttgtatctAAAGAAAGTTCCTTCCTAATTAAATCtcaatttgaaatttgtgttccacatcttcaaatttatttaagaaaatttgttcagattttagttaaaaaaaagtcattatcTGCAAATCATTGtgtcattgttttaaaatgttcaacatCTTAATTAAGAGCACCTCTTACTTTGCAAATAAAAACTGAAGTacaaatattaattgttttcatgtttcaatattgacaaatgtattGATACAAGTTTGTTTGTTCTTCTatctttgttattattttagatTAAATGATAGCTGTGTCATTTTCTGataattcttttcaattttattttttaagtctagtttaaaatgtttttatttatcatcgCTATTATTAATAAACATAAGGACTCACTCACtggagattttttaaaaatatgttttcaataggaaaacataaaaacccagtattatataaatatattaaataaataaacaagaatgTGCTCAGACTTAAGAtcacaatttgaattttaaaagaaacataaGTTCATtgtcaacaaaatgttaagaacatgaaagagtttttttttataaaaaaaaaacatttgcctgtgataaataataactttagattttttaaaactaaattttaaatttttagaaaaatgttcacatttctgCGTTATTTTAAGTATCTAAATAAATATCAGAAACTTTTGGACGGATTTTgatactttttgttgttttgttcgttATAGTTCAAGGAtggtttataaattaaaaattataaagtcaCCACTTTACCATCATGGTTACAAAAGAACACCAAAACTAGTCAAAGTATAGTTCTTAAATATCAGTCAAtactaaatttgttttcattgccTGAACCAGCAGTGCCGATAGATCTGTAAACATTGGAGACATGTCAGTTCTTTGTCAAAACTGTGAGGCAACTAAATACAGTGATGAATCTTCTGAGTTGTGTTAAGCCGGATCCAGTGATTGTAGTGACTCTTTAACACATGCTTGTAAGATAGTGAAATAAAGTTAGTATAGTTTTGTTTACTCTCCAAaacattactttaaaaataaactatttttaattttaagtacatTGCTGAAAAAGGTGACCAATTTTGCAATGAAGTTTTtgctagattttattttgttttgattaattgtttatttcacATATTATGAAATAACTTGCTTCTTAACACGAGtaacaatgttttaaattgcCTTTTAGATAATGTGTAAAATAACTGCTAATTTATGTGCTTTTATAAAATCGAacgcataaataaaataattcttaatttaacataaaaatatctTCAACACACAATCTTTAATAGATATGactatttaatttcttaaaaatgaataattttgcatttttaattaatttaaaatcaagtttattttttttcttttcgaattgatgttaaaattaaattttattaattgatatttgttattattagaAGGAATAAATGGAATTatcttgttttaataaaaaaaattgtccttgacaaatttttaatatctaattttgttcttaaatgatgtgaacaaaaaatttgttaagttttaattttattgacttaaaacaaatgaaagattaattttttcTGCACGTTTCTTAGAAATGTATGTATTGAATTATTTGATGTTTCTCAATCATAACATGGCTTCTTTTGAAACGATAGGTGCACAAGCTAACGAAAGTGAGGACAATGTATACCCCTGAGCGCAACCGTTGTTCATTGTCGTGTTTAACTAATTGTATATagtcttcttttaaaaacaacattaaacaaaaaaacattattttaatacctACTGTTTGGTTTTTGGAGAACTACTTaagttattttatatgaaaaaaaaaatgaaatggggtggcgcaacagtccgttgtgaaccagggcctagtgacttacaactctcaaccattcctgtgtgcgagtactgttgtcaggaatgaaagggacctacaatttaaggccgaatccgaacggctaatttgagaaagcactttttcatgacaagaattactcttgaaggaattttcaattcctcgcaagaggcagtacccgcgaaaattatttttttttttttaaattaaggtggcacaggcagggattgaacccagaccccttgcatgacagtccaacgcacttttttttttttttttttttt
This window contains:
- the LOC129948147 gene encoding probable insulin-like peptide 5, whose product is MAKSVSGVTKVSLMVLVVICITLLQDTLAEQKVCGSAIDDVLRLMCPYGTKPHDTKRNSMLEESFEDNNNEDNFAFSFDMIPHWARMEANSLAKLRRRREGIYHECCLKSCTNAELLTYCLD